The proteins below are encoded in one region of Hordeum vulgare subsp. vulgare chromosome 3H, MorexV3_pseudomolecules_assembly, whole genome shotgun sequence:
- the LOC123445491 gene encoding phytochromobilin:ferredoxin oxidoreductase, chloroplastic-like, whose amino-acid sequence MSGGGGAGVLGAGSSYQSFVRTALELTRLRTALTPHPSQEKFRLIRANDDATVLDALSFSGPKIRLLRSLTVEKKNSVQVLDFAAFSEPEYDLPIFCANAFTTPAQSIVVLDLNPLYNITKNKDYKDKYYRNLMPLIEKYRELLPWGGKITSESLIFFSPIVIWTIFEPTEQNHHVLYSALTDYYKVWLQLMDQATQENDTTKVVRNREAQHRYLTWRAEKDPGFPLLKKLIGESHAKDLVTEFLFEGVHSLGSKSFLDYFPEYARDDGTVNKKRSMVGKSFETRPWDATGKFIGGKDAGCDL is encoded by the exons atgagcggcggcggcggagccggagtGCTGGGCGCCGGCTCGTCGTACCAGAGCTTCGTCCGCACCGCGCTGGAGCTGACCCGCCTCCGCACCGCCCTCACGCCGCACCCCTCGCAG GAAAAGTTCAGGCTCATACGAGCCAACGATGATGCTACTGTGCTGGACGCTCTCTCATTCAGCGGCCCCAAGATCAGACTGCTTCGCAGCTTGACGGTCGAAAAGAAAAACTCTGTTCAG GTTCTTGACTTTGCTGCTTTCTCTGAACCTGAATACGATCTTCCAATATTTTGCGCCAACGCTTTTACTACTCCTGCACAGAGTATTGTTGTCTT GGACCTCAATCCGCTATATAATATAACTAAAAACAAGGATTACAAAGATAaatactacaggaatttgatgcCTCTTATAGAGAAGTATAGGGAG CTTCTGCCATGGGGTGGCAAGATTACGAGCGAATCTCTGATATTCTTCTCTCCAATCGTGATCTGGACAATATTTGAGCCCACTGAACAAAACCATCATGTTCTGTATTCAGCTTTGACGGATTACTATAAG GTTTGGCTTCAGTTAATGGATCAAGCAACCCAAGAAAATGACACAACGAAAGTTGTTCGTAACAGAGAAGCGCAACATAGATATCTCACATGGAGGGCTGAAAAG GATCCTGGGTTTCCACTTCTGAAGAAGTTGATTGGTGAAAGCCATGCCAAG GATTTGGTGACTGAGTTCCTGTTTGAAGGAGTGCATTCTCTTGGAAGTAAATCTTTCCTGGACTATTTCCCCGAGTACGCGCGTGATGACGGGACAGTAAACAAGAAGAGGAGTATGGTCGGGAAATCCTTCGAGACTAGGCCTTGGGATGCTACCGGCAAATTCATCGGTGGCAAGGATGCAGGATGCGATCTTTAG